Proteins found in one Lycium ferocissimum isolate CSIRO_LF1 chromosome 6, AGI_CSIRO_Lferr_CH_V1, whole genome shotgun sequence genomic segment:
- the LOC132060025 gene encoding 65-kDa microtubule-associated protein 6-like isoform X1, with product MMAFGSPSSNNARTSSTCHTLLRELQQIWTDIGESEADRDRMLLELERECMEVYRRKVEEAANAKSRLHQSVAAKEAELATLMAALGEHNVNSPMQSGNKSASLKEQLGLIMPLVDDLKAKKDERVKQFADIKAQIEKITAEISGCCNITSSLSTLNLEEHDLSTRKLSECQSNLRALQTEKSVRIQRVLDSVNEVHTLCGVLGLDFGETVNNVHPSLHETNLGHYTNISDSTLEGLDQAILKLKTERKVRYQKLKDVAGLLFELWNLMDTTREERRKLSRIISVLDISESKVVEPGALTLEVIQQVSAEVERLTKLKASRMKELVMKRRAELEDLCYKTHIQPDSSTTADKSTAMIDSGLVDPCELLANIEAQINKAKDEALSRKEIMDKIERWLSACDEENWLEDYNLDHTRYSGGRGAHINLKRAERARITVTKIPGMVDSLINRTLAWEDENQKLFLYDGVRLVSILEDYKVSRHQKEEEKKRARDQKKLQDMLLAEKESKYGSRPSPRRSNSFRKMNGYHTNGNGSVTPSPRRNSVGCATPELQTPRSYSGRQNTYFKEMRRLSTAPLNFVAIAKEDTMSFSSIGGSEPESPPQS from the exons ATGATGGCTTTTGGAAGTCCTAGTAGTAATAATGCTCGTACAAGTTCTACTTGCCACACTTTACTTAGAGAACTGCag CAAATATGGACAGACATTGGAGAGAGTGAAGCTGATAGAGACCGTATGCTGTTGGAGCTGGAAAGAGAGTGTATGGAAGTCTATCGAaggaaagttgaagaagctgCCAATGCAAAATCACGTCTTCATCAGTCTGTTGCAGCTAAAGAAGCTGAGCTGGCAACCTTAATGGCTGCTCTTGGCGAACACAACGTTAATTCACCG ATGCAGTCAGGGAATAAGTCAGCTTCATTGAAGGAGCAGCTTGGGTTAATCATGCCTCTTGTTGATGATTTAAAAGCAAAGAAAGATGAAAGAGTTAAGCAGTTCGCAGATATAAAGGCCCAAATTGAGAAAATAACTGCCGAGATTTCAGGATGTTGTAATATTACCAGTTCTCTGAGTACCTTAAACTTGGAAGAACATGACTTGTCGACGAGAAAGCTCTCAGAATGCCAATCCAATCTACGTGCTCTCCAAACGGAGAAG TCTGTGCGGATCCAAAGAGTTCTGGACAGTGTGAATGAGGTTCACACTTTGTGCGGTGTACTTGGGCTGGATTTTGGCGAAACTGTAAATAATGTGCATCCAAGCTTGCATGAGACAAACCTGGGACATTACACAAACATCAGTGACAGTACATTGGAAGGTCTAGACCAGGCCATCCTTAAATTGAAAACAGAAAGAAAAGTTCGATATCAGAAG CTAAAGGATGTGGCGGGATTGCTGTTTGAGCTTTGGAACTTGATGGATACAACTAGAGAAGAAAGGCGAAAGTTATCAAGGATAATTTCTGTTCTTGATATTTCTGAATCAAAGGTTGTGGAACCAGGTGCACTTACATTGGAGGTTATTCAGCAG GTATCAGCAGAAGTTGAGAGGCTTACCAAATTGAAAGCAAGCAGGATGAAAGAGTTGGTCATGAAAAGGAGGGCAGAACTGGAGGATTTGTGCTACAAAACCCATATTCAACCTGATTCAAGTACTACTGCTGATAAATCCACTGCAATGATCGACTCTG GTCTTGTAGACCCTTGTGAACTCCTAGCAAATATTGAAGCACAAATAAACAAAGCAAAGGACGAAGCTTTAAGCCGAAAAGAAATTATGGATAAGATAGAGCGGTGGCTTTCAGCATGTGATGAGGAAAACTGGCTTGAAGATTATAACCTG GATCATACACGGTACAGTGGTGGAAGAGGTGCTCACATAAATTTAAAGCGGGCAGAACGAGCAAGAATTACAGTGACTAAGATTCCGG GTATGGTTGACAGTTTGATTAACAGGACACTAGCTTGGGAAGATGAGAATCAGAAGTTGTTTTTGTACGATGGG GTGAGATTGGTGTCAATATTGGAGGATTACAAAGTGAGTCGACATcagaaagaagaggagaagaaaaGGGCCCGG GATCAGAAGAAACTCCAAGATATGCTGCTGGCAGAGAAGGAATCTAAATATGGTTCTAGACCTAGTCCGAGAAGAAGTAACAGCTTTAGGAAGATGAACGGGTACCATACAAATGGAAATGGGTCAGTCACCCCCTCGCCACGCCGGAACTCAGTTGGTTGTGCAACTCCAGAGCTTCAAACACCCCGTTCTTACTCTGGGAGGCAGAATACCTATTTCAAGGAAATGAGAAGACTTTCTACTGCCCCTCTCAACTTTGTAGCTATAGCAAAGGAAGATACCATGTCATTTTCTTCCATTGGCGGTTCTGAGCCTGAATCCCCACCTCAAAGCTGA
- the LOC132060025 gene encoding 65-kDa microtubule-associated protein 6-like isoform X2, with the protein MMAFGSPSSNNARTSSTCHTLLRELQQIWTDIGESEADRDRMLLELERECMEVYRRKVEEAANAKSRLHQSVAAKEAELATLMAALGEHNVNSPSGNKSASLKEQLGLIMPLVDDLKAKKDERVKQFADIKAQIEKITAEISGCCNITSSLSTLNLEEHDLSTRKLSECQSNLRALQTEKSVRIQRVLDSVNEVHTLCGVLGLDFGETVNNVHPSLHETNLGHYTNISDSTLEGLDQAILKLKTERKVRYQKLKDVAGLLFELWNLMDTTREERRKLSRIISVLDISESKVVEPGALTLEVIQQVSAEVERLTKLKASRMKELVMKRRAELEDLCYKTHIQPDSSTTADKSTAMIDSGLVDPCELLANIEAQINKAKDEALSRKEIMDKIERWLSACDEENWLEDYNLDHTRYSGGRGAHINLKRAERARITVTKIPGMVDSLINRTLAWEDENQKLFLYDGVRLVSILEDYKVSRHQKEEEKKRARDQKKLQDMLLAEKESKYGSRPSPRRSNSFRKMNGYHTNGNGSVTPSPRRNSVGCATPELQTPRSYSGRQNTYFKEMRRLSTAPLNFVAIAKEDTMSFSSIGGSEPESPPQS; encoded by the exons ATGATGGCTTTTGGAAGTCCTAGTAGTAATAATGCTCGTACAAGTTCTACTTGCCACACTTTACTTAGAGAACTGCag CAAATATGGACAGACATTGGAGAGAGTGAAGCTGATAGAGACCGTATGCTGTTGGAGCTGGAAAGAGAGTGTATGGAAGTCTATCGAaggaaagttgaagaagctgCCAATGCAAAATCACGTCTTCATCAGTCTGTTGCAGCTAAAGAAGCTGAGCTGGCAACCTTAATGGCTGCTCTTGGCGAACACAACGTTAATTCACCG TCAGGGAATAAGTCAGCTTCATTGAAGGAGCAGCTTGGGTTAATCATGCCTCTTGTTGATGATTTAAAAGCAAAGAAAGATGAAAGAGTTAAGCAGTTCGCAGATATAAAGGCCCAAATTGAGAAAATAACTGCCGAGATTTCAGGATGTTGTAATATTACCAGTTCTCTGAGTACCTTAAACTTGGAAGAACATGACTTGTCGACGAGAAAGCTCTCAGAATGCCAATCCAATCTACGTGCTCTCCAAACGGAGAAG TCTGTGCGGATCCAAAGAGTTCTGGACAGTGTGAATGAGGTTCACACTTTGTGCGGTGTACTTGGGCTGGATTTTGGCGAAACTGTAAATAATGTGCATCCAAGCTTGCATGAGACAAACCTGGGACATTACACAAACATCAGTGACAGTACATTGGAAGGTCTAGACCAGGCCATCCTTAAATTGAAAACAGAAAGAAAAGTTCGATATCAGAAG CTAAAGGATGTGGCGGGATTGCTGTTTGAGCTTTGGAACTTGATGGATACAACTAGAGAAGAAAGGCGAAAGTTATCAAGGATAATTTCTGTTCTTGATATTTCTGAATCAAAGGTTGTGGAACCAGGTGCACTTACATTGGAGGTTATTCAGCAG GTATCAGCAGAAGTTGAGAGGCTTACCAAATTGAAAGCAAGCAGGATGAAAGAGTTGGTCATGAAAAGGAGGGCAGAACTGGAGGATTTGTGCTACAAAACCCATATTCAACCTGATTCAAGTACTACTGCTGATAAATCCACTGCAATGATCGACTCTG GTCTTGTAGACCCTTGTGAACTCCTAGCAAATATTGAAGCACAAATAAACAAAGCAAAGGACGAAGCTTTAAGCCGAAAAGAAATTATGGATAAGATAGAGCGGTGGCTTTCAGCATGTGATGAGGAAAACTGGCTTGAAGATTATAACCTG GATCATACACGGTACAGTGGTGGAAGAGGTGCTCACATAAATTTAAAGCGGGCAGAACGAGCAAGAATTACAGTGACTAAGATTCCGG GTATGGTTGACAGTTTGATTAACAGGACACTAGCTTGGGAAGATGAGAATCAGAAGTTGTTTTTGTACGATGGG GTGAGATTGGTGTCAATATTGGAGGATTACAAAGTGAGTCGACATcagaaagaagaggagaagaaaaGGGCCCGG GATCAGAAGAAACTCCAAGATATGCTGCTGGCAGAGAAGGAATCTAAATATGGTTCTAGACCTAGTCCGAGAAGAAGTAACAGCTTTAGGAAGATGAACGGGTACCATACAAATGGAAATGGGTCAGTCACCCCCTCGCCACGCCGGAACTCAGTTGGTTGTGCAACTCCAGAGCTTCAAACACCCCGTTCTTACTCTGGGAGGCAGAATACCTATTTCAAGGAAATGAGAAGACTTTCTACTGCCCCTCTCAACTTTGTAGCTATAGCAAAGGAAGATACCATGTCATTTTCTTCCATTGGCGGTTCTGAGCCTGAATCCCCACCTCAAAGCTGA